The following is a genomic window from Pseudoalteromonas arctica A 37-1-2.
TCATTAAATCGCCAAAGTGAACTATTTTACTACTATCCGCTTGGTCGTGAATTTGGGGTTATCAATAAGTCAGCAATTAACTTATTAAATGAATTTAAAGAGCGTTTTGAATTTGTAAAAACACGAGACGAATTTAATATTCCGCTTTCGTATTTACCTGAATTAGTAAAGCACACTGCTATAAACGTAGAGCTTCACGACGACTCATTAGAGCTATACTTACAAGAGCTAAATAGTCCCGATAAAGCAATTACTAAGGTTTCATTACATGGCTTAAATGACTCAGTAACACTTCGTGAGTACCAACAGCAAGGTGTTGACTGGCTTAGCTTTTTAAAACGTCACCAATTAGGTGGTATTTTAGCTGATGACATGGGCCTGGGTAAAACCTTGCAAGTTATTGCATTTTTAGCCAGTACATTTAACCGCCCGCAAGCGGGCCCTACACTTATAGTGTGTCCAACTAGTTTGGTGAGTAACTGGAAAAACGAAATTATTAAGTTTGCTAAAAGCTTAAAAGTCACCACTATTTTTGGTTCAAATCGTAACGATCCTTTACAGCACTTAGCGCAAGCGCAGTGTATACTTACTACATATCCACTTTTAAAGCGTGATATTGCATATTATTCGCCATTATATTTTGAAAATATAATCCTCGACGAAGCACAATACATTAAAAACGATACCGCACAGGTTTCGCGATTAGTTAAACGCTTAAATGCCGACTTTAAACTTTGTTTAAGTGGTACTCCAATCGAGAATAATTTACTTGAGCTTAAATCGTTACTCGATTTTGCTATGCCATCGTTACTTGGGTCTCAAGCCCACTTTAAGCAGCACTTTCAAACGCCTATTGAGCGTGAAGCTGATATGGAGAGAGCTGAGCAGTTAAAAGCGTTAATTATGCCTTTTATAATGCGCCGCACTAAAGCACAAGTAGCGCAAGAGCTGCCTGAAAAAACAGAGCTAACTAAAGAGTTTGAGTTTGAGCCTAAGCAAAAAGAAATGTATCAAGGTATTACACGTTCATTAGAAGAGAAGCTAATAGACTTATTTGCCGAACAAGGCGCACAAAAAAGTAAACTTGCATTTTTAGAGGCACTTTTAAAGTTAAGGCAAATTTGTTGCCACCCTAAATTAATAGATCCAGACACTCAAGCAGGCTCTGCTAAGCTTGAATGGTTAACAACACACTTACCGCTTATGTTAAGTCTCGGTCGTAAAATTATTATATTTAGTCAGTTCACATCGGCACTTGATTTAATAGCCCAACGCCTCGAAGAAATAAACATTAACTTTAGTATGCTTACGGGCCAAACGCGCCACCGAGATAAAGTAATCGACGAGTTTACCAGTGGTAAAACATCAGTGTTTTTAATTAGCTTAAAAGCTGGCGGTACAGGCCTTAACCTTACACAAGCCGATACAGTTATTCACTTTGATCCATGGTGGAACCCTGCTGTAGAAAAACAAGCGACTGATAGAGCTTACCGTATTGGCCAAACTAACCCTGTATTTGTGTATAAGCTCATAATGAGTAATTCAATAGAGCAAAAAGTATTTAAAATGCAACAAGACAAACAAGCCCTTGTAGATGCGTTATTTACTGATAAATCAATGAGCTTTACAAAGTTTGATGAACAACAAATGTTATCGCTAATTAAAAACTAAATTGATTTAAAAAGTTTTGATCTTTTTATGAACTTAATTAAAAAGCGGACGTCTACTATTATGCTTGTTGGTTAATTGCAGTTAGCACAAGCATCATGTTGATTCCCCATTTAGTTACTAATTTTAGTAATGATTAAGCCAGCCCATTTTGAGTTGGCTTTTTTTATGCCTAAAATTTAGCGTTCGGCACTTATTTTAAAAGTTTTTACTTTTTTATGAACTTAATTAAAAAACGGACGTCTACTATTATGCTTGTTGATTAATTGCAGTTAATACAAGTTTTCATGTTGATTCCCCCCATTTAGTTACTAATTTTAGTAATGATTGAGCCAGCCCATTTTGAGTTGGCTTTTTTTATGTCCAAAATTTAGTGTGCAGTACTTATTTTAAAAGTTTTTATTTTTTTATGAACTTAATTAAAAAAGTGGCGTCTATTATTATGCTTGTTGATTAATTGCAGTTAATACAAGTTTTCATGTTGATTCCCCCCATTTAGTTACTAATTTTAGTAATGATTGAGCCAGCCCATTTTGAGTTGGCTTTTTTTATGTCCAAAATTTAGCATTCAATTTTTATTTTAAAAGTTTTGATCTTTTTATGAACTTAATTCAAAGAGCGGCGTCTACTATTATGCTTGTTGATTAATTGCAGTTAATACAGGTTTTATGTTGATTTCCCCCTATTTGATTACTAATTTTAGTAATGATTAAGCCAGTTCATTTTGAACTGGCTTTTTTTATGCCTATAATTTGATTTGTTTAAATCAACCCGAATAAAAATAAATGATCTTTCGTAAATTAATTTGAATTAATTATTTTGTTTTCCGGTCTACTCTAATGCCTGTTGTTATATAGCCTCACCCAGTAATATTAGTTATTTTGGTGATTATGTATTTAAGTTGCAGCTTACTCGGGCACATGTTGATTTTCCCTTTGATTACTTAATTTAGTAATACTTGACCAGCTTATTTTGAGCTGGTTTTTTTATGTCTGTAATTTCTTTGCTCCCCTACTTCTATTGCTTGTTATTGGTTATGATGGCATGTCTCTAAATTTTATAAGTTTATTTTATGCTCACTCAAGTACTCACTAATATTGATTGGCTAAGCGCCGGTGCTGGTGTTGCGTTAGGCGTTGTATTTTACGGCGTTGTATCAACACAGCTTCGCAAAAAGCTACATCTACAAATAAGCGAACAGCAGCAACAGCTTTCCCTATTACAAAATCAATTTGATAATAAAGAGCTGCAATATAGTGCCTTGCAAGAAGATCACGAACTGCTAGAACATACTCACCAAGAACAGCGCGATGAAGCCCAGCATTTTAAAACGCGTTTTAGCGAACAAGAAAAACAAAGCATTCAATACAATCACTTTTGGCGTAAAGCCGAAGGCGAGCTTGCAGCGCTTCGTGAGCAATATAATCAACGCGATGTTGAATATAATAATATGCGCACCACCCTCGAGCAAAAACAACAAAGCTTTACCGAGCAACTCGCGCAAATTGAGCAAAGTAAAAATATGCTCAAAAAAGAATTTGAAAACCTAGCCAATAAGATTCTAGAAGAAAAATCACAAAGCTTTAAAACCTTAAATCAAGAAAGCATTGAACAATTATTAAAACCGGTTCAAGGCGAGCTAAAAGGCTTTAGAGAAAAAATGGAATCAATACATGTTGAAGACATAAAACAACGAACCGCGCTTAAAACCGAGCTATTGCATTTGCAAGCTAAAAGCCAAGCTATAACAGATCAAGCCGACAAGCTCAGCAACGCGTTACAAGGGCAAAAGAAAACCCAAGGTAATTGGGGCGAACTCATGCTCGAAAACGTCTTAGATAGCGCTGGCTTACGTGCTGGCGTTGATTATAAGCGCGAAGTGTCGTTTAACACTGAAGATGGCCGCTTACGCCCTGATGTAGTTGTTTACTTACCACAAGGCCGCCACTTAGTCATTGATGCTAAAACATCATTAAATGCTTATACACGCTATGTGAACGCTGAAAATGAGCTAGATGCTAATCAAGCAATTAAAGAGCATGTAAACGCCGTTACAGCACGTATTAATGAGCTTGCGAGTAAATCGTACGACCGTTTACCAGGGCTTAATTCGCCTGAAGTTGTGGTTATGTTTGTACCAATAGAATCAGCTTTTGTAGAAGCACTTAAATATCAAAGTGATATTTACCAACAAGCAATCGAAAAAAATATACTGGTAGCTACACCTACTACCCTGCTTACTAGTTTAAATATTGTTAAACAGCTTTGGCGTTTTGAAGAGCAAACCAAATACTCAAAAGAGCTGGCAAATCGGGCTGAGCGTTTTTATAACAAGCTCAATGGTTTTTTATTAAGTATGGAAGGCGTAGGTAAGCAGCTTGATAAAGCGAAAGAAAGTTACGACAAAGCGTTCTCGCAATTATACCGCGGTAAAGGTAATTTAATTAAACAAGCATCAGAGTTTAAAGAGCTTGGTGTATCGGTACAAAAAGAGTTACCTAGTGAGAGCGTTGAACGTGCGCAGCTAGAGCTTGATTAGATTTATTAAGTGTTTTCAATTAAGTATGTTAAATAATGTACGTTAGAAACCAGAGGTGTTTATGAATAATAAGATTATAGGTATCGCTTTAATTATGTGGGGATATGACGTTTATGATGCGGCGGCTTCGCAGTTAAGCCGCGCATTTAGTGGTGATACACCAATAGAAGCATGGGCGGGTATTATTGGCGGTGCCATCTGTGTGTTAATTGGCATTAAAAAGCTTAAGTAACATAAATAAAATACAGCTTACTGGGGCTTGTTGACCTCTCAGGATAAAATTTGTTCAATCTAGGGGCTATTTAATCGCGGCGCGAGGTTTGTAATTTAGTGGGCTCGATAACTGCTCCTGCGTTATTCTAATGGCTTACATCCATGTAATAATAAGTAAAAACCGAGCTACAAAGAGTAAATTGCCCCTAGGCAGAACCCTTAGGGCAGCACATGTTTGGCATTTATACTACGTTATCGTCTGTTTATGGGGAATAACCACACTACATAGACTCTGCCTTGCCTAAATACCAAACATACTGCTGCAAATTTAACCTCAAAAGATAAACAGGCCCTGAATAAGCTGTATTAGTTTATTTGTAATCCATCACTTCTAGTAATTCATTTAATTTACTTTCTGGCAGGCATTCGCCTTTATCCCAATAAGAGTTTAGTAACGCAGTTAAACTGCCAATACGCTGTGACTTTTTCTGCATTTGCTCAATCAAAATGTCAGCTTCTTTTTGTTTTTTTTCTAAACGTTCGATTATTACTGTGTGGTTTAGCTCGCCGTTTTCGTTACGTAATAAAGGTATTTCGTTGAGTGAAAACCCCAAGCTTTGTGAAAATTTAATTAATTGCAGTTTTTCTAAGTTTTGTTGGGTGTAAAGCCTATAACCATTAGCACTGCGAGTGGTTGGTGCTAATAACCCTTTGCTTTCGTAAAAACGAATAGTGCTGGCAGGTATGTTGGTAAGTTTTGCAAGTTCGCCTATTTTCATAACTAATAATAACTCCACTTTACATAAACTTAGTAGGTTGACCTTCAAGCTAACTTTAAGGTTATAGTTGTTTTAATGTCAATTTAATTAGCCAATAATTATGCGCAACCCTGTGTTTACCTCCTTTACCTTGCCAAGTGGTTTAGTATTAAAAAATCGTATTGCCAAAGCCGCTATGGAAGAAAACCTAGCACAAGAGGACCAAACGCCCTCCCAAGCACTTAAAAATGTTTATAGCGCATGGGCTAAAGGCGGTACAGGGCTAATTATTACTGGCAATGTAATGGTTGATCATTTAGCGATGACAGGCCCAGGTGGCCTAGTGCTTGAGCAAAGTACCGATATTACTGCCTTTGCAGAGCTTGCTCGTTTATCAAAGCAAAATAATTGCAAAGTGGTGATGCAAATTAATCACCCTGGTAGGCAAGTATTTAAAAAAATGGGTGGAAAGGCTATATCAGCGTCAAGTGTTGCACTTAATATGGGTGAGCACTCGCACTTATTTGGCGTACCAAAGGCAATGACGCAAACCGACATTGACGATGTTATTACCCGCTTTACGCAAACTGCACTACAAGCTGAAAAAGCAGGTTTTAATGGCGTACAAATACATGCAGCGCATGGCTATTTACTTGCCCAGTTTTTATCGCCACTTACCAATAAGCGCGACGATAAATGGGGGGGAAGTTTACAAAATAGAGCCCGTTTACTTCTCGAAATAACCCGCAGTATTAAAGCAGCTTGCTCCCCCACCCTTTCGGTTTCGGTAAAGTTAAACTCTGCTGATTTTCAGCGAGGTGGGTTTGAACCCAGTGACGCGCAAGTTGTAGTGGATTTATTGAATGAACTCAATGTTGATTTTGTGGAGTTATCGGGTGGTAGCTACGAAGCCCCTGCCATGCAAGGTAA
Proteins encoded in this region:
- a CDS encoding DEAD/DEAH box helicase, encoding MSANLSKNDLMAIFEEIKNEQATQFPLSERFIKKLFRENVLDKGKEYYKKGQITWLEHTPNFSVVDSTVQVDNGSSFNQRIEISKVPTGYSVDTHCTCNAKTKCRHLAAILFKLKIEHSGEYGEDYFINDWFSELSALKSGDQNTPSQVLLFVLDIENNKVFLTPKIANVETKKNYTLGRNLTEQQLNSFVTPSDLLESDFRLFSWIRSQNAVGSIELKGQWGFSALQQLIATERLFFQRSRVPIKAQSGQALSFSWEQDKDLSQLVIKLEQTQNWALLKTTPPTYLDLDHLKAGRLRTPLSADEIAHLQTMPALHDANFDRIYKQLADNFGAGVIPHPTNLQPTLPKISSNAVLKVTMGDQGLSLSLLFKYKNKNYLAGAAPASTINSAFENTVTNELINLGFEFCKGGLQSELVFTKQSSIHLHWLIYEVFPGFKQRGWQVSVSKVTSPNPQCEVSLHVHRAAGHQMHCKVLLCDAKASLLFTNTDPLYQSLNRQSELFYYYPLGREFGVINKSAINLLNEFKERFEFVKTRDEFNIPLSYLPELVKHTAINVELHDDSLELYLQELNSPDKAITKVSLHGLNDSVTLREYQQQGVDWLSFLKRHQLGGILADDMGLGKTLQVIAFLASTFNRPQAGPTLIVCPTSLVSNWKNEIIKFAKSLKVTTIFGSNRNDPLQHLAQAQCILTTYPLLKRDIAYYSPLYFENIILDEAQYIKNDTAQVSRLVKRLNADFKLCLSGTPIENNLLELKSLLDFAMPSLLGSQAHFKQHFQTPIEREADMERAEQLKALIMPFIMRRTKAQVAQELPEKTELTKEFEFEPKQKEMYQGITRSLEEKLIDLFAEQGAQKSKLAFLEALLKLRQICCHPKLIDPDTQAGSAKLEWLTTHLPLMLSLGRKIIIFSQFTSALDLIAQRLEEININFSMLTGQTRHRDKVIDEFTSGKTSVFLISLKAGGTGLNLTQADTVIHFDPWWNPAVEKQATDRAYRIGQTNPVFVYKLIMSNSIEQKVFKMQQDKQALVDALFTDKSMSFTKFDEQQMLSLIKN
- the rmuC gene encoding DNA recombination protein RmuC; amino-acid sequence: MLTQVLTNIDWLSAGAGVALGVVFYGVVSTQLRKKLHLQISEQQQQLSLLQNQFDNKELQYSALQEDHELLEHTHQEQRDEAQHFKTRFSEQEKQSIQYNHFWRKAEGELAALREQYNQRDVEYNNMRTTLEQKQQSFTEQLAQIEQSKNMLKKEFENLANKILEEKSQSFKTLNQESIEQLLKPVQGELKGFREKMESIHVEDIKQRTALKTELLHLQAKSQAITDQADKLSNALQGQKKTQGNWGELMLENVLDSAGLRAGVDYKREVSFNTEDGRLRPDVVVYLPQGRHLVIDAKTSLNAYTRYVNAENELDANQAIKEHVNAVTARINELASKSYDRLPGLNSPEVVVMFVPIESAFVEALKYQSDIYQQAIEKNILVATPTTLLTSLNIVKQLWRFEEQTKYSKELANRAERFYNKLNGFLLSMEGVGKQLDKAKESYDKAFSQLYRGKGNLIKQASEFKELGVSVQKELPSESVERAQLELD
- a CDS encoding DUF3185 family protein, which encodes MNNKIIGIALIMWGYDVYDAAASQLSRAFSGDTPIEAWAGIIGGAICVLIGIKKLK
- a CDS encoding MerR family transcriptional regulator, with product MKIGELAKLTNIPASTIRFYESKGLLAPTTRSANGYRLYTQQNLEKLQLIKFSQSLGFSLNEIPLLRNENGELNHTVIIERLEKKQKEADILIEQMQKKSQRIGSLTALLNSYWDKGECLPESKLNELLEVMDYK
- a CDS encoding NADH:flavin oxidoreductase/NADH oxidase family protein, with the protein product MRNPVFTSFTLPSGLVLKNRIAKAAMEENLAQEDQTPSQALKNVYSAWAKGGTGLIITGNVMVDHLAMTGPGGLVLEQSTDITAFAELARLSKQNNCKVVMQINHPGRQVFKKMGGKAISASSVALNMGEHSHLFGVPKAMTQTDIDDVITRFTQTALQAEKAGFNGVQIHAAHGYLLAQFLSPLTNKRDDKWGGSLQNRARLLLEITRSIKAACSPTLSVSVKLNSADFQRGGFEPSDAQVVVDLLNELNVDFVELSGGSYEAPAMQGKTGDERTLAREAYFLEFAKAISHRSSIPIMTTGGISRLSIANNVIESGVALVGIATALAYQPNLPNKWQNEPLQLAVLPSVTWQDKTLAGLATMALVKRQIRRLGQGKPVKTNASPIFTLISNQLRSVKLTKRYRNRFAREIN